The following proteins come from a genomic window of Galactobacillus timonensis:
- a CDS encoding sugar isomerase domain-containing protein, with product MEFAYFDKINALIDQVEKEERPHMEQCVHLLADAVISKHAIYAFGASHAGILSQELYYRAGGLMTITPIFAREVLVDRSPITFTSRMERCVGYGTVVGETVGFQPGDVLIIHSVSGRNPVTIEIAMCAKKNRASVIGITNLAYSHAVSSRHPSGKKLYDFCDVILDNHGEVGDACVPIEGTDQKSGPTSTVIGAIMLDAIVAETANELVRRGLKRPPVFYSANIDGGDDLNRQLYEEYKDVIHYSY from the coding sequence GAATTTGCCTATTTTGATAAGATCAACGCGCTGATCGACCAGGTCGAAAAAGAGGAGCGTCCGCACATGGAACAGTGCGTTCATTTGCTGGCGGATGCAGTCATCTCGAAACATGCCATCTATGCCTTCGGCGCAAGCCATGCAGGCATATTAAGCCAGGAGCTGTATTATCGGGCGGGTGGACTGATGACGATTACACCGATCTTTGCGCGGGAGGTGCTTGTTGACCGTTCGCCGATTACTTTTACTAGCCGGATGGAACGCTGTGTTGGCTATGGTACTGTCGTTGGTGAAACTGTCGGTTTCCAGCCGGGAGATGTTCTGATAATTCATTCGGTATCGGGGCGCAATCCGGTTACGATTGAGATCGCAATGTGCGCGAAGAAGAACCGTGCTTCCGTAATCGGCATAACGAATCTTGCCTACTCGCACGCGGTATCTTCCAGGCATCCGTCGGGTAAGAAGCTGTATGATTTCTGCGATGTGATTCTCGATAATCATGGTGAAGTGGGCGACGCCTGCGTACCAATTGAGGGGACGGATCAGAAAAGCGGCCCGACGTCGACGGTCATCGGTGCAATCATGCTGGATGCGATTGTGGCAGAAACTGCCAATGAGCTTGTGCGGCGTGGATTGAAACGTCCACCGGTCTTCTACAGTGCAAACATTGACGGCGGCGATGATCTTAACCGTCAGCTGTATGAAGAGTACAAGGATGTGATCCATTACTCGTATTGA